A stretch of the Luteimonas sp. JM171 genome encodes the following:
- a CDS encoding DUF938 domain-containing protein, with translation MSGKPHAPACDRNRDPILAVLRECFADHRRVLEIGSGTGQHAVYFAAAMPWLTWQASDVEANLPGIRAWLDDAGLANTPPPLVLDVLAPWPQVEADAVFTANTLHIMGWDGVQAFFQGAGRLLAAAPEGTLVAYGPFNDGGRFTSASNREFDRWLKARDPQSGIRDFQAVDRLAAGVGLQLAADVAMPANNRCLVWKRTGAGPGDRLACGK, from the coding sequence ATGTCCGGCAAGCCCCACGCCCCCGCCTGCGACCGCAACCGCGACCCGATCCTGGCCGTGTTGCGCGAATGCTTCGCGGACCACCGTCGGGTGCTGGAGATCGGCAGCGGCACCGGCCAGCATGCGGTGTACTTTGCCGCCGCGATGCCGTGGCTGACATGGCAGGCCAGCGATGTGGAAGCGAACCTGCCGGGGATCCGCGCCTGGCTGGACGATGCCGGCCTGGCCAACACCCCGCCGCCGCTGGTGCTGGACGTGCTGGCGCCGTGGCCGCAGGTGGAGGCGGACGCGGTGTTCACCGCCAACACCCTGCACATCATGGGCTGGGACGGGGTGCAGGCGTTTTTCCAGGGCGCGGGCAGGCTGTTGGCTGCTGCGCCGGAAGGCACGCTGGTGGCCTACGGCCCGTTCAACGACGGCGGGCGGTTCACCAGCGCCAGCAACCGCGAGTTCGACCGCTGGCTGAAGGCGCGTGACCCGCAATCGGGGATCCGCGACTTCCAGGCCGTCGACAGGCTTGCCGCCGGGGTCGGCCTGCAGCTGGCCGCGGACGTGGCCATGCCGGCCAACAACCGCTGCCTGGTGTGGAAGCGCACCGGCGCCGGGCCTGGTGACCGCCTGGCGTGTGGTAAATAA
- a CDS encoding multidrug efflux SMR transporter, with amino-acid sequence MKYWMFLAAAIAAEVVATSALKSSEGFTRLLPSLVVVAGYATAFYLLSLTLKAIPVAVAYAVWSGMGIVLIAAIAWMLHGQRLDAWGLLGISMILGGVLVLNLLSRSSVQ; translated from the coding sequence ATGAAGTACTGGATGTTCCTGGCGGCCGCGATCGCCGCCGAAGTCGTTGCCACCTCGGCCCTCAAGTCGAGCGAAGGGTTTACCCGCCTGCTGCCCTCGCTCGTGGTGGTGGCCGGCTACGCCACGGCGTTCTATCTGCTCTCGCTCACGCTCAAGGCGATTCCGGTGGCGGTGGCTTATGCGGTCTGGTCCGGGATGGGCATCGTGCTGATCGCCGCGATCGCCTGGATGCTGCACGGCCAGAGGCTGGATGCATGGGGTTTATTGGGGATATCGATGATCCTCGGCGGCGTGCTGGTTTTGAACCTGCTTTCGCGCTCGAGCGTGCAGTGA
- a CDS encoding catalase → MTKRDKQDTGSTMSTGAPAPSDRHSLTIGPNGPILLHDVHFLEQMAHFNREKVPERQPHAKGGGAYGVFETTEDVSKYTKAALFQKGEKTDLLIRFSTVAGEQGSPDTWRDVRGFSLKFYTRQGNYDLVGNNTPIFFVRDPMKFPHFIRSQKRLPDSGLRDNHMQWDFWTANPESAHQVTYLMGPRGLPRTWRHMNGYGSHTFMWINEDGERFWVKYHFHTEQGMEFFSNAEAMDMAGSDADFHRRDLFDAIARGDHPKWVLSVQVMPYEDAKSYCFNPFDLTKVWPHADYPLIRVGVMTLNRNPENFFAEIEQAAFSPGNVVPGIGLSPDKMLLGRAFAYNDAQRRRIGTNFHQLPVNQPKVPVNTYMFDGHMTYHHSGAQPVYAPNSGDRTWADETGRMEDGWEADGEMVRSAYTLRADDDDFGQPGTMVREVFSDAERDGLVDTVAGSLLGGVRSPVLERAIDYWKSIDADVGRRIEEKVRKGGAPEPAPGMSES, encoded by the coding sequence ATGACCAAGCGTGACAAGCAAGACACCGGTTCCACCATGAGCACTGGGGCGCCGGCGCCCAGCGATCGCCACTCGCTCACCATCGGGCCCAACGGGCCGATCCTGTTGCACGACGTGCACTTCCTTGAGCAGATGGCGCACTTCAACCGCGAGAAGGTTCCCGAGCGCCAGCCGCACGCGAAGGGCGGCGGCGCCTACGGCGTGTTCGAGACCACCGAGGACGTGTCGAAGTACACCAAGGCCGCGCTGTTCCAGAAGGGCGAGAAGACCGACCTGCTGATCCGCTTCTCCACCGTGGCCGGCGAGCAGGGCAGCCCGGACACCTGGCGCGACGTGCGCGGGTTCTCGCTCAAGTTCTACACCCGCCAGGGCAACTACGACCTGGTGGGCAACAACACGCCGATCTTCTTCGTGCGCGACCCGATGAAGTTCCCCCACTTCATCCGCAGCCAGAAGCGGCTTCCCGACTCCGGGCTGCGTGACAACCACATGCAGTGGGACTTCTGGACCGCCAACCCCGAGTCCGCGCACCAGGTGACCTACCTGATGGGCCCGCGCGGTCTGCCGCGCACCTGGCGGCACATGAACGGCTACGGCTCGCACACCTTCATGTGGATCAACGAGGACGGCGAGCGGTTCTGGGTGAAGTACCACTTCCATACCGAGCAGGGAATGGAGTTCTTCAGCAATGCCGAAGCCATGGACATGGCCGGCAGCGACGCGGACTTCCACCGCCGCGACCTGTTCGATGCCATCGCCCGCGGCGACCACCCCAAGTGGGTGCTGTCGGTGCAGGTGATGCCCTACGAGGATGCAAAGAGCTACTGCTTCAACCCGTTCGACCTCACCAAGGTGTGGCCGCACGCCGACTACCCGCTGATCCGGGTGGGCGTGATGACCCTCAACCGCAACCCGGAGAACTTCTTCGCCGAGATCGAGCAGGCGGCGTTCTCGCCGGGCAACGTGGTGCCGGGCATCGGCCTGTCGCCCGACAAGATGCTGCTGGGGCGCGCGTTCGCCTACAACGATGCCCAGCGCCGGCGCATCGGCACCAACTTCCACCAGCTGCCGGTCAACCAGCCCAAGGTGCCGGTGAACACCTACATGTTCGACGGCCACATGACCTACCACCACAGCGGCGCCCAGCCGGTGTACGCGCCCAACAGCGGTGACCGGACCTGGGCCGATGAGACCGGGCGCATGGAAGACGGCTGGGAGGCCGATGGCGAAATGGTGCGCAGCGCCTACACCCTGCGTGCGGACGACGACGACTTCGGCCAGCCGGGGACGATGGTGCGCGAGGTGTTCAGCGACGCCGAGCGCGATGGCCTGGTGGATACCGTGGCCGGCTCGCTGCTGGGCGGCGTGCGCAGCCCGGTGCTGGAACGGGCGATCGACTACTGGAAGTCGATTGATGCCGACGTGGGCCGGCGAATCGAGGAGAAGGTCCGCAAGGGCGGCGCGCCCGAACCTGCGCCGGGCATGAGCGAAAGCTGA
- the glmS gene encoding glutamine--fructose-6-phosphate transaminase (isomerizing) — MCGIVGAIADRDVVPVLVEGLKRLEYRGYDSAGLAVAGSDGLRRVRRTGRVAEMEAAAGAQGLQAKLGIGHTRWATHGGVTETNAHPHISHGVALVHNGIIENHEQQRERLEGLGYVFESQTDTEVIAHLIHHHMQQGKDLLAALQATTGELTGAYALAVVDESAPDRLVAARMGCPLLVGLGEGENFIASDVSAIVQATRRVIFLEDGDTATISREGVQVFDGSGQAVEREEHLSDVSLASLELGPYSHYMQKEIHEQPRAVGDTIEAIIDAGAFVPELFGADAAQVLEEVEGVQILACGTSFYAGSVARYWIEDIAGLPCSVEIASEYRYRNVVANPKHLVVTISQSGETLDTMEALKYAKSLGHEHTLSICNVPESAIPRASRLVFYTRAGAEIGVASTKAFTTQLVALFALAVTLAKLKGRLPELQEAEYLEALRHLPGSVQHALNLEPQVTGWADRHFAAKEHALFLGRGVHFPIAMEGALKLKEISYIHAEAYPAGELKHGPLALVDDQMPVVVIAPNDALLEKVKSNIQEVRARGGQMFVFTDQDSQFGESTGVHVIRTPRHVGVLSPIVHTIPVQLLAYHTALARGTDVDKPRNLAKSVTVE; from the coding sequence ATGTGCGGCATTGTTGGGGCGATCGCCGATCGCGACGTGGTTCCGGTCCTGGTGGAGGGCCTCAAGCGCCTGGAGTACCGGGGATACGATTCCGCTGGCCTGGCCGTGGCCGGCAGCGATGGGCTGCGCCGGGTCCGCCGCACCGGCCGGGTGGCGGAAATGGAGGCCGCCGCCGGGGCCCAGGGCCTGCAGGCGAAGCTGGGCATCGGCCATACCCGCTGGGCCACCCATGGCGGCGTCACCGAGACCAACGCGCACCCGCACATCAGCCACGGCGTGGCGCTGGTGCACAACGGGATCATCGAGAACCACGAGCAGCAGCGCGAGCGGCTGGAGGGCCTGGGCTACGTGTTCGAGTCGCAGACCGATACCGAGGTCATCGCCCACCTGATCCACCACCACATGCAGCAGGGCAAGGACCTGCTGGCGGCGCTGCAGGCGACCACCGGCGAGCTCACCGGCGCCTATGCCCTGGCGGTGGTGGACGAGTCCGCGCCCGACCGGCTGGTGGCCGCGCGCATGGGCTGCCCGCTGCTGGTGGGCCTGGGCGAGGGCGAGAACTTCATCGCCTCCGATGTCTCGGCGATTGTGCAGGCCACCCGCCGGGTGATCTTCCTGGAAGACGGCGACACCGCGACCATCTCGCGCGAAGGGGTGCAGGTGTTCGACGGCAGCGGCCAGGCGGTGGAGCGCGAGGAGCACCTTTCCGACGTCTCGCTGGCCTCGCTCGAACTGGGCCCCTACAGCCATTACATGCAGAAGGAGATCCACGAGCAGCCGCGCGCGGTGGGCGACACCATCGAGGCGATCATCGATGCTGGCGCGTTCGTGCCGGAGCTGTTCGGTGCCGACGCGGCCCAGGTGCTGGAGGAGGTGGAGGGCGTGCAGATCCTCGCCTGCGGCACCAGCTTCTACGCCGGCTCGGTGGCGCGCTACTGGATCGAGGACATCGCCGGGCTGCCGTGCAGCGTGGAGATCGCCAGCGAGTACCGCTACCGCAACGTGGTGGCCAACCCGAAGCACCTGGTGGTGACCATTTCCCAGTCGGGCGAAACACTCGACACCATGGAAGCGCTCAAGTACGCCAAGTCACTGGGCCACGAGCACACCCTGTCGATCTGCAACGTCCCCGAGAGCGCCATCCCGCGCGCCAGCCGGCTGGTGTTCTACACCCGCGCCGGCGCCGAGATCGGCGTCGCCTCCACCAAGGCGTTCACCACCCAGCTGGTGGCGCTGTTCGCGCTGGCCGTCACCCTGGCCAAGCTCAAGGGCCGGCTGCCCGAGCTGCAGGAAGCCGAATACCTGGAAGCCCTGCGCCACCTGCCGGGCAGCGTGCAGCACGCGCTCAACCTGGAGCCCCAGGTCACCGGCTGGGCCGACCGCCACTTCGCGGCGAAGGAGCATGCCCTGTTCCTGGGCCGCGGCGTGCACTTCCCGATTGCCATGGAGGGCGCGCTCAAGCTCAAGGAAATCTCCTACATCCACGCCGAGGCCTACCCGGCCGGCGAGCTCAAGCACGGTCCGCTGGCGCTGGTGGACGACCAGATGCCGGTAGTGGTGATCGCGCCCAACGACGCGCTGCTGGAAAAAGTGAAGTCCAACATCCAGGAAGTGCGCGCGCGCGGCGGCCAGATGTTCGTGTTCACCGACCAGGACAGCCAGTTCGGCGAATCCACCGGCGTGCACGTGATCCGCACTCCGCGCCACGTGGGCGTGCTGAGCCCGATCGTCCACACCATCCCGGTCCAGCTGCTCGCCTACCACACGGCGCTGGCCCGCGGCACGGACGTGGACAAGCCGCGCAACCTGGCCAAGAGCGTCACGGTCGAATAA
- the glmU gene encoding bifunctional UDP-N-acetylglucosamine diphosphorylase/glucosamine-1-phosphate N-acetyltransferase GlmU, producing the protein MDSPLHVIILAAGEGKRMRSALPKVLQKVAGRPMLAHVVAAARALGPEAIHIVYGHGGDQVRRAFADQPDLQWAEQAERLGTGHAVQQALAGVPDGAEVLVLYGDVPLIAADTLRSLLAADRGPRLAVLVAQLEDPTGYGRVVRDPEGHVAAVVEEKDASRDQRAIDIINTGILAAESTALKRWLKAVSNDNAQGEYYLTDVFALAADEFSPAEMVMMDDPAEAEGANDAWQLAQLERRFQLRQVRALCEQGVRFADPARVDIRGEVIAGSDVEIDVDVVLEGRVELGDGVRIGPFCRLRDVRLTLGTEVFAHCDLEGAVTEGAVRIGPFARLRPGTVLADGAQVGNFVEVKNSVIGVGSKAGHLSYLGDAVIGAGANIGAGTITCNYDGVNKSRTVIGDNAFIGSNASLVAPVTIGKGATTGAGSTIVSDVPDDTLAVGRARQAIIENWQRPKKKP; encoded by the coding sequence ATGGATTCTCCCCTGCACGTCATCATCCTTGCCGCCGGAGAGGGCAAGCGGATGCGTTCGGCGCTGCCCAAGGTGCTGCAGAAGGTCGCAGGCCGGCCCATGCTGGCCCACGTCGTGGCGGCCGCCCGCGCGCTGGGACCCGAAGCCATCCATATCGTCTACGGGCACGGCGGGGACCAGGTGCGCAGGGCTTTCGCCGACCAGCCCGACCTGCAGTGGGCGGAGCAGGCCGAGCGCCTGGGCACCGGCCATGCGGTGCAGCAGGCTCTAGCGGGTGTGCCGGACGGCGCCGAAGTGCTGGTGCTGTACGGCGATGTGCCGCTGATCGCAGCCGATACCCTGCGCAGCCTGCTTGCGGCCGATCGCGGCCCGCGGCTCGCGGTGCTGGTGGCGCAACTTGAAGACCCGACGGGCTATGGAAGGGTGGTCCGCGATCCGGAGGGCCACGTGGCCGCCGTGGTCGAGGAAAAGGATGCCAGCCGTGACCAGCGGGCCATCGACATCATCAACACCGGCATCCTGGCGGCGGAGTCCACGGCGCTCAAACGCTGGCTGAAGGCCGTGTCGAACGACAACGCCCAGGGCGAGTATTACCTCACCGACGTGTTCGCCCTGGCCGCAGACGAGTTCAGCCCGGCCGAAATGGTCATGATGGACGATCCAGCGGAAGCCGAAGGCGCGAACGACGCCTGGCAGCTGGCCCAGCTTGAGCGCAGGTTCCAGCTGCGCCAGGTGCGCGCGCTGTGCGAACAGGGCGTGCGCTTCGCCGATCCGGCGCGGGTGGACATCCGTGGCGAGGTCATCGCCGGCAGCGACGTGGAGATCGACGTGGACGTCGTGCTGGAGGGCAGGGTGGAGCTCGGCGACGGGGTGCGCATCGGGCCGTTCTGCCGGCTCAGGGACGTCAGGCTGACCCTGGGCACGGAGGTGTTTGCACACTGCGACCTGGAGGGCGCGGTGACCGAAGGCGCGGTGCGCATCGGTCCGTTCGCGCGCCTGCGTCCGGGCACGGTGCTGGCCGACGGTGCGCAGGTCGGCAACTTCGTCGAGGTCAAGAACAGCGTGATCGGGGTGGGCAGCAAGGCCGGCCACCTGAGCTACCTGGGCGACGCCGTCATTGGCGCGGGCGCCAACATCGGCGCCGGCACCATCACCTGCAACTACGACGGAGTAAACAAGTCGCGCACGGTGATCGGCGACAACGCCTTCATCGGCTCCAACGCCTCGCTGGTGGCGCCGGTGACGATCGGCAAGGGCGCCACCACGGGCGCCGGCTCCACCATCGTCTCCGATGTGCCCGACGATACACTGGCCGTCGGCCGCGCACGGCAGGCCATCATCGAAAACTGGCAGCGCCCTAAGAAGAAACCGTAG
- a CDS encoding GtrA family protein: MSLLRQSRSYLVIGVLQWLLDWAVMVALSHAGLPVRHANVVGRVCGALMGYWANGKFTFAGEGTTLGRTQLRRFVLMWIGTTIVSTWAIGQVDDLFGLKWAWLAKPLVELAMATVGFTLSRHWVYRR, from the coding sequence TTGAGCCTGCTGCGGCAATCACGCTCTTACCTGGTCATCGGCGTCCTGCAATGGTTGCTGGACTGGGCGGTGATGGTCGCGCTCAGCCACGCCGGGCTCCCGGTGCGGCACGCGAACGTCGTCGGCCGGGTCTGCGGAGCGCTGATGGGCTATTGGGCCAACGGCAAGTTCACCTTTGCCGGCGAGGGCACGACGCTCGGGCGCACCCAGCTGCGCCGGTTCGTGCTGATGTGGATCGGCACCACCATCGTGAGCACCTGGGCGATCGGCCAGGTCGACGACCTGTTCGGACTGAAATGGGCCTGGCTGGCGAAGCCGCTGGTCGAACTGGCCATGGCCACAGTCGGCTTCACCCTGTCCAGGCACTGGGTGTACAGGCGTTGA
- a CDS encoding P1 family peptidase — protein MFRLMMALAMSAALACAPALASGDGERPRARDAGVVIGTLPTGPLNAIVDVEGVAVGHATLDDADDTVRTGVTAILPHGGDLFHDRVPAAIHVANGFGKLLGVTQVRELGELETPILLTGTLGVWQAADAMVGWLLARPGMEEVRSINPVVGETNDGFLNDIRARPLQPAHVVQALESASTADVREGAIGAGAGTVAFGWKGGIGTSSRRVEAAGRGYTVGVLVQSNFGGELAVAGVPVGRHLPDPAEYLRQAGERPVGDGDGSIMIVVATDAPLDARQLGRLASRAITGLARTGASMSNGSGDYVIAFSTAPEAWRTPGEAVLAPATLANDAMTPLFVAVAEATEEAILNSMFRAKTVRGHRGTVPALPLELVVPMVRNPSTP, from the coding sequence ATGTTCCGACTGATGATGGCGCTTGCGATGTCCGCGGCCCTGGCCTGTGCGCCGGCGCTCGCATCCGGCGACGGCGAGCGCCCCCGCGCCCGGGACGCCGGCGTGGTGATCGGCACCCTGCCCACCGGCCCGCTCAATGCGATCGTCGACGTCGAGGGCGTCGCCGTCGGGCATGCCACCCTGGACGACGCGGACGACACCGTGCGTACCGGCGTCACTGCGATCCTGCCCCACGGCGGCGACCTGTTCCACGACCGGGTGCCGGCGGCGATCCATGTCGCCAACGGCTTCGGCAAGCTGCTGGGTGTGACGCAGGTGCGCGAGCTGGGCGAGCTCGAGACCCCGATCCTGCTCACCGGCACGCTTGGCGTCTGGCAGGCGGCCGATGCGATGGTGGGATGGCTGCTGGCGCGGCCGGGCATGGAGGAGGTGCGTTCGATCAATCCCGTGGTCGGCGAGACCAACGACGGCTTCCTCAACGACATCCGCGCCCGGCCGCTGCAGCCGGCCCACGTGGTGCAGGCGCTGGAAAGCGCGTCCACCGCCGACGTGCGCGAAGGCGCCATCGGGGCCGGGGCCGGGACGGTGGCGTTCGGCTGGAAGGGTGGCATCGGCACCAGCTCGCGCCGGGTGGAAGCGGCTGGCCGCGGGTACACGGTGGGCGTGCTGGTGCAGAGCAACTTCGGCGGCGAGCTGGCGGTGGCGGGGGTCCCGGTGGGGCGCCACCTTCCCGATCCCGCGGAGTACCTGCGCCAGGCGGGCGAGCGCCCGGTGGGCGATGGCGACGGCAGCATCATGATCGTGGTGGCCACCGATGCGCCGCTGGATGCGCGCCAGCTCGGCCGGCTGGCCTCGCGCGCGATCACCGGCCTGGCCCGTACCGGCGCGTCGATGTCGAATGGATCCGGCGACTACGTGATCGCCTTTTCGACCGCGCCGGAAGCCTGGCGCACGCCCGGCGAAGCGGTCCTGGCGCCCGCCACGCTGGCCAACGATGCCATGACCCCCCTGTTCGTGGCGGTGGCCGAGGCCACCGAAGAAGCCATCCTCAACTCCATGTTCCGCGCGAAGACGGTCCGCGGCCACCGCGGCACCGTGCCCGCGCTTCCGCTGGAACTCGTGGTTCCGATGGTGCGGAATCCATCCACGCCGTGA
- a CDS encoding F0F1 ATP synthase subunit epsilon: MTTTIRCDIVSAEAEIFRGEATLVVATGEMGELGIAPRHAPLITRLKPGKVVVTQANGEKLDFAIGGGILEVQPQVVTILADTAIRADEIDEAAVKAAKEEAERVLAGRGEAMDIAEAQQKLAEVTAQLQALERLRKNLKH; this comes from the coding sequence ATGACCACCACCATCCGCTGCGACATCGTCAGCGCCGAGGCCGAGATCTTCCGCGGCGAGGCCACGCTCGTGGTTGCCACGGGCGAGATGGGCGAGCTGGGCATCGCGCCGCGCCATGCGCCGCTGATCACCCGGCTCAAGCCCGGCAAGGTCGTGGTGACCCAGGCCAACGGCGAGAAGCTGGACTTCGCCATTGGCGGCGGCATCCTCGAGGTGCAGCCGCAGGTGGTGACGATCCTGGCCGACACCGCGATCCGCGCCGACGAGATCGACGAGGCCGCGGTGAAGGCGGCCAAGGAAGAGGCCGAGCGCGTGCTCGCCGGCCGCGGCGAGGCGATGGACATCGCCGAGGCCCAGCAGAAGCTGGCCGAGGTCACCGCCCAGCTGCAGGCGCTGGAGCGGCTGCGCAAGAACCTCAAGCACTGA
- the atpD gene encoding F0F1 ATP synthase subunit beta, whose amino-acid sequence MSNQGKIVQIIGAVVDVEFPRDSVPNVYDALKVDGTEITLEVQQQLGDGVVRSIALGSTDGLKRNLVATNTGSAISVPVGEGTLGRIMDVLGRPIDEAGPVDASAHWEIHRAAPSYEDQSATSELLETGIKVIDLMCPFAKGGKVGLFGGAGVGKTVNMMELINNIAKAHEGLSVFAGVGERTREGNDFYHEMKDSNVLDKVAMVYGQMNEPPGNRLRVALTGLTMAEYFRDEKDETGKGKDVLLFVDNIYRYTLAGTEVSALLGRMPSAVGYQPTLAEEMGVLQERITSTKTGSITSIQAVYVPADDLTDPSPATTFAHLDATVVLSRDIASLGIYPAVDPLDSTSRQLDPNVIGNEHYETARRVQATLQKYKELKDIIAILGMDELSEEDKQAVSRARKIERFFSQPFHVAEVFTGSPGKYVPLKETIRGFKGIVEGEYDHLPEQAFYMVGSIDEAVEKAAKMAEKA is encoded by the coding sequence ATGAGCAACCAGGGCAAGATCGTCCAGATCATCGGCGCCGTCGTCGACGTCGAGTTCCCGCGCGACAGCGTGCCGAACGTGTACGACGCGCTGAAGGTGGACGGCACCGAGATCACGCTTGAAGTGCAGCAGCAGCTGGGCGACGGCGTCGTGCGTTCGATCGCCCTCGGCTCCACCGACGGCCTGAAGCGCAACCTCGTGGCCACCAACACCGGCAGCGCCATCTCGGTGCCGGTGGGCGAGGGCACGCTGGGCCGGATCATGGACGTGCTGGGCCGCCCGATCGACGAGGCCGGCCCGGTCGACGCTTCCGCGCACTGGGAGATCCACCGCGCCGCCCCGTCCTACGAGGACCAGTCGGCCACCAGCGAGCTGCTGGAAACCGGCATCAAGGTCATCGACCTGATGTGCCCGTTCGCCAAGGGCGGCAAGGTCGGCCTGTTCGGCGGCGCCGGCGTGGGCAAGACCGTCAACATGATGGAACTGATCAACAACATCGCCAAGGCGCACGAGGGCCTGTCGGTGTTCGCCGGCGTGGGCGAGCGTACCCGTGAGGGCAACGACTTCTACCACGAGATGAAGGACTCCAACGTCCTGGACAAGGTGGCGATGGTCTACGGCCAGATGAACGAGCCGCCGGGCAACCGCCTGCGCGTCGCCCTGACCGGCCTGACCATGGCCGAGTACTTCCGCGACGAGAAGGACGAGACCGGCAAGGGCAAGGACGTGCTGCTGTTCGTGGACAACATCTACCGCTACACGTTGGCCGGTACCGAAGTGTCGGCGCTGCTGGGCCGCATGCCGTCGGCGGTGGGCTACCAGCCCACGCTGGCCGAGGAAATGGGCGTGCTGCAGGAGCGCATCACCTCCACCAAGACCGGTTCGATCACCTCGATCCAGGCCGTGTACGTGCCCGCCGACGACCTCACCGACCCGTCGCCGGCCACCACCTTCGCCCACCTGGACGCCACCGTGGTGCTCAGCCGCGACATCGCCTCGCTGGGCATCTACCCGGCCGTGGACCCGCTGGACTCCACCTCGCGCCAGCTGGACCCGAACGTGATCGGCAACGAGCACTACGAGACCGCGCGCCGGGTGCAGGCCACCCTGCAGAAGTACAAGGAGCTCAAGGACATCATCGCGATCCTGGGCATGGACGAGCTGAGCGAAGAGGACAAGCAGGCCGTCTCGCGCGCGCGCAAGATCGAGCGCTTCTTCAGCCAGCCTTTCCACGTGGCCGAGGTGTTCACCGGCTCGCCGGGCAAGTACGTGCCGCTGAAGGAGACCATCCGCGGCTTCAAGGGCATCGTCGAGGGCGAATACGACCACCTGCCGGAGCAGGCGTTCTACATGGTCGGCAGCATCGATGAGGCGGTCGAGAAGGCCGCGAAGATGGCCGAGAAGGCCTGA
- the atpG gene encoding F0F1 ATP synthase subunit gamma codes for MAGGREIKTKIKSVQNTRKVTRALEMVSASKIRKAQERMRESRPYARAMKQLIGHLAQANSEFQHPYLVEREDVKRVGYVIVSSDRGLAGGLNNNLFRKLLGEFRKHQENGVEVDLVTIGQKATTYFRRIKVNMLATVTHLGDTPQVEQLVGVIKVMLDAYNEGNVDRVYLVYNDFVNTMVQRAAFDQLLPLPASEEKVARHDWDYIYEPDPEGVLGHVLTRYIESLVYQAVMENVASEHAARMVAMKAASDNANKLIDTLNLSYNKARQAAITQEISEIVGGAAAV; via the coding sequence ATGGCAGGCGGCAGAGAAATCAAGACCAAGATCAAGAGCGTGCAGAACACCCGCAAGGTGACGCGCGCGCTGGAAATGGTCTCGGCCTCCAAGATCCGCAAGGCGCAGGAGCGCATGCGCGAGTCGCGCCCGTACGCGCGCGCGATGAAGCAGCTCATCGGCCACCTGGCCCAGGCCAACTCGGAGTTCCAGCACCCGTACCTGGTCGAGCGCGAGGACGTGAAGCGGGTCGGCTACGTGATCGTGTCGTCCGACCGCGGCCTGGCCGGCGGCCTGAACAACAACCTGTTCCGCAAGCTGCTGGGCGAGTTCCGCAAGCATCAGGAGAACGGGGTGGAGGTCGACCTGGTCACCATCGGCCAGAAGGCGACCACCTACTTCCGCCGGATCAAGGTGAACATGCTCGCCACCGTCACCCACCTGGGCGACACCCCGCAGGTGGAGCAGCTGGTGGGCGTGATCAAGGTCATGCTCGACGCCTACAACGAAGGCAACGTGGATCGCGTGTACCTGGTCTACAACGACTTCGTGAACACGATGGTGCAGCGCGCTGCGTTCGACCAGCTGCTGCCGCTGCCGGCTTCCGAGGAGAAGGTGGCCCGGCACGACTGGGACTACATCTACGAGCCGGATCCGGAAGGCGTGCTCGGCCACGTGCTCACGCGCTACATCGAATCGCTGGTGTACCAGGCGGTGATGGAGAACGTGGCCTCCGAGCATGCCGCGCGCATGGTGGCGATGAAGGCCGCCAGCGACAACGCCAACAAGCTGATCGACACGCTGAACCTGTCCTACAACAAGGCCCGGCAGGCGGCGATCACCCAGGAAATCTCGGAGATCGTCGGCGGCGCGGCGGCGGTCTGA